Below is a window of Streptomyces qaidamensis DNA.
CCCTCCACAGCCGTCGGGCTGCGAGCTCGAACACTCGTCGCCCAGAGTTCACCTTGGAGCCAGTATTGGTTCATTTGGGGTGACGGAAACGGACGCGTAAGAGCCGGAACGTGGGAGCGTGGGGTTCGGACCGTTGGTAATACGACGGTCGTACCGCCGGTTGTCCGGTGGGCCCCGGCCCTTTGGACCCCCGACTGAGACGCACGAGAGGGAAAGCCTGATGCGGGACGCGTACCACGAGGAACTGGATTCGATCGGCGACGGTCTGGTGGAGATGGCCCGGCTGGTCGGGTCGGCGATCGGGCGCGCCACGACCGCCATGCTCGACTCCGACCTCAAGCTGGCCGAGAACGTCATCGAGGCCGACCAGCGGGTCGACGAGCTCCAGCACGAACTGGAGGCCCGGGCCATAGCCCTGCTGGCGCGGCAGCAGCCGGTGGCGACGGACCTGCGGATCGTCGTCACGTCGCTGCGGATGTCGGCCGACCTGGAGCGCTCGGGCGACCTCGCCCAGCACGTGGCGAAGCTCGCACGCCTGCGCTACCCCGACCGCGCGGTCCCGAGCGACCTGCACGCCACCATCCTGGAGATGGGCCAGCTCGCGCAGCGCCTGATGGCGAAGGCCGCCGAGGTGATCATCACCAAGGACGTCGACCTGGCGCTCCAGCTGGAGCAGGACGATGACGAGATGGACCTGCTGCACCGCACGCTCTTCCAGCACCTGATGGACGACCGGTGGAAGCACGGCATCGAGACGGCCGTGGACGTCACGCTGCTCGGCCGCTACTACGAGCGGTTCGCCGACCACGCGGTCTCGGTCGCCAAGCGCGTGGTGTACCTGGTGACGGGCGAGCACGCGGACGAGCTCCAGGCGGACGCGCAGCCGGAGATCCAGGCGGTTCCGGGGGCGGAGAGCGCCTGACGGGTCGTGCCCGGGGGGCGGGCCGGGGGTCCGGCCCGGGCGCGCGGCGGAGGTCCGGCCCGGGCGCGCGGGCGCCTCAATGCGCCGTTGATGCGCCCAGCGCCATGGGCATCCAATGGGCACAGGCACCAGCCTCTAGGAGGGACCCATGGCCGAATCCCCCAGCACGACGCCCGACCCTGCCCGGCAGCGCGAGACCGAACAGCCCGCCGAGATCAGGAACCTTCCCCTGATCGCCGCGTGCGGCTGCGGCTCGGGCTGTGGCTGCGGGTGCCAGTCGGGCAGCCCCTGCCAGTGCGGCTGACGCCGGCGCAGTGTCGTTCCGTACGTCCTTCAGGGCCCCGGCGGTCTCGCCGGGGCCCTGCGGCGTGGAGCTTGGGGTCGCCCGGGTGGCCGTACGGGCGGAGCATGGGAGGGAGGCGAGGCGGCGCGGGCCGGCGCCGTCGGCGTTGCCGTCGCCGTTGCCGGAAGGAGGCGCGAGGCATGCCCAAGTTCATGGATGTCCACAGCGGCATGAAGGGCATCACGGAGGAACAGCTGCGTGAAGCCCACAACGCGGACCTCGCGATAGAGAAGGACGAGCAGGTCCACTTCGAGACGGCCTGGGCGGACCCGGAATCCGGCCATGTCTACTGCCTCTCCGAGGCCCCCTCGGCCGAAGCGGTCCAGCGCATTCACGAGCGCGCCGGGCACAAGGCGGACGAGGTGCACCCCGTGCCGTTGACGGTGCGGTGACCCACCCCACGCGGTCCGTCAGCGGCGCCGGCCGGCGTTGAGGCGGGCCGCCTGCCGGGTCAGGTAGTCGCGTTCGGCGAGGTTGGGCGCTTTGCGGGCCGCCTCGGCGTACAGCCGGGCCGCCGTTTCCGGGTCACCGTCGCGCTCGTGGAGGTACGCCGCCACCGCCGCGTACCGGGGCAGTGAGTCGTCCAGTGCCGCGAGCGCCGCGAGTCCGGCGCGCGGTCCGTCGGCCTCGCCGAGGGCCACCGCGCGGTTGAGCCGGACGACCGGGCTGTCGGTCAGGCGCACGAGTTCGTCGTACCACTCGACGATCTGCACCCAGTCGGTCTCCCCGGCGGTGGGTGCGTCGGCGTGGAGTGCCGCGACGGCGGCCTGGGCCTGGAACTCGCCCAGCCGGTCGCGGGCGAGGGCCGCCTGGAGGATCCCGATGCCCTCGGCGATCATCCGCGTGTCCCACCGGCCGCGGTCCTGCTCGGCGAGTGGCACCAGGCTGCCGTCGGGCCCGGTCCGGGACGCCCGCCGCGCGTGGTGGAGCAGCATCAGGGCGAGCAGCCCCGCCACCTCGGGGTGGTCGATCGCGGCCGCGAGCTGCCGGGTGAGCCGGATGGCCTCGGCGGCGAGGTCGACGTCGCCGGAGTAGCCCTCGTTGAACACCAGGTAGAGCACGCGCAGCACGGTCGCGACGTCGCCGGGCCGGTCGAACCGCACGCCGGAGACGGTGCGCTTGGCCCGGCTGATGCGCTGGGCCATCGTCGCCTCGGGCACGAGATGGGCCCGGGCGATCTGCCGGGTGGTGAGCCCGCCGACGGCGCGCAGCGTGAGCGCGGCCGCCGACGACGGCGTCAGCGAGGGGTGGGCGCACAGGAAGTAGAGCTGGAGCGTGTCGTCCAGGCCGGGCGCGGGCCCGGGCGGCGGCTCGTCCTCGACGAGGTCCTCACGCCGTCGGCGGGCGCTGTCGGCCCGCGCCTGGTCGAGGAACTTCCGCCAGGCCACGGTGACCAGCCAGCCCTTCGGATCCCGGGGAGGGTCTGCCGGCCAGACGCGGAACGCCTCGATCAGGGCGTCCTGCACGGCGTCCTCGGCCGCCGCGAAGTCGGCTCCGCGGCGGACGAGGATCGTGAGCACGCCGGGCGTGAGGCTTCTGACGAGGGCCTCGTCCATCGGTGGGGTCAGTCCGTGACGGTGGGGTGGGCGGCCAGGAAGGGGCGCACCTCCAGCCACTCGTGGATCGGCTTGCCTCCCGCCCCGGGGGCGGCCGACAGTTCCCCGGCCAGCTCCACAGCACGGTCGTAGCCGTCGACGTCGATGATCATCCAGCCGGCGATGAGGTCCTTGGTCTCGGCGAACGGGCCGTCGGTGACCGGCGGGCGCCCCTCACCGTCGTACCGGACCCATGCCCCCTCGGGGGCGAGCGCCTGACCGTCGACGAACTCGCCGGTCTTCTCCAGCCGGTCCGCGAAGTCCCGCATGAACTGCAGGTGCGCCGAGATCTCCTCGGGCGTCCACTGGTCCATGGGCACGTCGTTGACCGCTGCCGGGGCGCCGCGGTAGTGCTTCAGAAGCAGGTACTTGGCCATGGTGGCTCTCCTCGGTGCTGGTGCGACCCATCTTGGCCGCCTTCACCCCGGGGACGGAGCGGGGCACGGGTTCTCGACATCGCCGCCGAGGTTTTTTTTGCCGCCGATTTTTTGTGGGCCGGTCCTCACTGCCCGACGCGGCCGTCGATCCGTTCGCGCAGGAGGTCGGCGTGGCCGCAGTGCCGTGCGTACTCCGCGATCTGCGCGACCAGGATGTCGCGGAGCTGGACCTGCCCGCCGGGTTCGGGGCCGTAGTCGGAGAAGCCGGTGTTGCGCGTGGCGAGGTCGGTGACGCCGGCCAGCCAGCGGTCCGTGCGCTCGCACTCGGCACGCCACTGCCGCCAGGCCTCTTCCACGACCGCCGGGTCGGCGACGGCACCGTTGAAGTCACCGTCCCGGTCCGCCTCCGTCCGATACAGCTTCGGCGCGTCCTCGCCGGCCATCACCCGGCGGATATGCCGCTCGTCCTCCGTCAGGTGCCGCACCAGTCCGAGCAGCGACATCGTGGACGGCGGGCAGGACCGCCGGGCCATCTGCTCGGCGTCCAGGCCCGCGCACTTCATCTCGAAGGTGAGGCGGTAGTTGCGCAGGTAGTCGAGGAGGATGCCGCGTTCGTCTACCGGCTGGGTGTCGGTCTCGCGAGGGTCGTCGTCGGGATCGACCCACATGTCGGGATAGACGGTGGCCTTCGTCCACCGCGTCGTGTCCGAGGTTCCTGACGCGGTGGATGTCGCTCGTTCGCCGGTGTGTTCGCCTGAGACCATGCGGGCATGGTGGACCGGGCGGGGTGGGGGCGCCACCGAATATCGGGGACGGCGGTACGGGAGGGCGGCGGCCCCGTGGACGGCGGTACGGGAGGGCGGCGGCCCCGTGGACGGCGGTACGGGAGGGCGGCGGCCCTGTGGACGACCCGGCGCTGACGAAGCCGCCGTCGCCGCGCCGGGCTATTGTGCCGGCGTGACCGGCGCGACGGATCGTCCCCTCCTCTTCCTCGACGTTGACGGCCCGCTCCTCCCATTCGGATCACCGTCCGTTCGGTCACCGACCGCTGCGGCCGGCTCTCCGGCCCGCCCCGATCGGGGAAACCCCCTGCTGGAGCGGCTCGACCCCGGGCTGGGTCCGCGTCTGCTGGCCCTCGACTGTCAGCTCATCTGGGCGACGACCTGGATGGAGGAGGCGAACGAGGTCGTCTCTCCCCTCGTCGGACTGCCGCGACTGCCCGTGGTGGAGTGGCCGGCCCCCGGCGCCGACCAGGGCCCGAACGGCCTGCACTGGAAGACCGGCCCCCTCGTCGAGTGGGCCGGCGGCCGGCCGTTCATCTGGGTCGACGACGAGATCGGCACGATGGATCACCTGTGGGTCGACGTGAGTCACCCCGGGCCGTCCCTGCTGCATCGCGTCGACCCGGCCGCGGGCCTCGTGGACGCCGACTTCCGCGCCCTCGCGGCCTGGCTCCGTCGACCGCCTGCCCCCTGTCCCCACTCCGCTACGTCCGGTCCAACGCCGTGAAGACGGCCAGGC
It encodes the following:
- the phoU gene encoding phosphate signaling complex protein PhoU translates to MRDAYHEELDSIGDGLVEMARLVGSAIGRATTAMLDSDLKLAENVIEADQRVDELQHELEARAIALLARQQPVATDLRIVVTSLRMSADLERSGDLAQHVAKLARLRYPDRAVPSDLHATILEMGQLAQRLMAKAAEVIITKDVDLALQLEQDDDEMDLLHRTLFQHLMDDRWKHGIETAVDVTLLGRYYERFADHAVSVAKRVVYLVTGEHADELQADAQPEIQAVPGAESA
- a CDS encoding SCO4226 family nickel-binding protein is translated as MPKFMDVHSGMKGITEEQLREAHNADLAIEKDEQVHFETAWADPESGHVYCLSEAPSAEAVQRIHERAGHKADEVHPVPLTVR
- a CDS encoding RNA polymerase sigma factor, producing the protein MDEALVRSLTPGVLTILVRRGADFAAAEDAVQDALIEAFRVWPADPPRDPKGWLVTVAWRKFLDQARADSARRRREDLVEDEPPPGPAPGLDDTLQLYFLCAHPSLTPSSAAALTLRAVGGLTTRQIARAHLVPEATMAQRISRAKRTVSGVRFDRPGDVATVLRVLYLVFNEGYSGDVDLAAEAIRLTRQLAAAIDHPEVAGLLALMLLHHARRASRTGPDGSLVPLAEQDRGRWDTRMIAEGIGILQAALARDRLGEFQAQAAVAALHADAPTAGETDWVQIVEWYDELVRLTDSPVVRLNRAVALGEADGPRAGLAALAALDDSLPRYAAVAAYLHERDGDPETAARLYAEAARKAPNLAERDYLTRQAARLNAGRRR
- a CDS encoding YciI family protein; amino-acid sequence: MAKYLLLKHYRGAPAAVNDVPMDQWTPEEISAHLQFMRDFADRLEKTGEFVDGQALAPEGAWVRYDGEGRPPVTDGPFAETKDLIAGWMIIDVDGYDRAVELAGELSAAPGAGGKPIHEWLEVRPFLAAHPTVTD
- a CDS encoding DinB family protein, which codes for MVSGEHTGERATSTASGTSDTTRWTKATVYPDMWVDPDDDPRETDTQPVDERGILLDYLRNYRLTFEMKCAGLDAEQMARRSCPPSTMSLLGLVRHLTEDERHIRRVMAGEDAPKLYRTEADRDGDFNGAVADPAVVEEAWRQWRAECERTDRWLAGVTDLATRNTGFSDYGPEPGGQVQLRDILVAQIAEYARHCGHADLLRERIDGRVGQ